From the Phoenix dactylifera cultivar Barhee BC4 chromosome 10, palm_55x_up_171113_PBpolish2nd_filt_p, whole genome shotgun sequence genome, one window contains:
- the LOC120112153 gene encoding uncharacterized protein LOC120112153 isoform X2, producing MVPAQELADVDEERMPDTIVKSESEEVSREKMMTSDAACSVSANNCEDNGFYAESSCDPQYVDDNMDQDIDILDCNDVVAIDKVKDEDPDAPESSSSFGDTSSGSDHESKLNQSDVEMDSGFGVMNDNPAVFDGFHKVFKKKKVTAHWRKFISPLMWRCQWLELRIKELRLQALKYDKELGAYKNEKELQSKMVELDGCVSRSVPLTGRSPPKQVMKRRKRKRNEDIADISSYMSNHHIFSYNENKKTETDGRSVDDDYGDRDENVRGAEDNEWLLGTKGHDSLLEQILLNIEAVQSRVLKLKTSLNKVMCRNAMGISSSPGNLFSSGLPPSYAQSHIGSPENNGDGLPVGAIGTPPHLVTEYEMGDMVMPESAVSSYGDAADVDIIESTMGLLSAVDGPLDQHQIRDLCKDSADDVLIDNQAAEEEFQKFEKVSHPRERPQELVKEAGSPSEEESIAPKVSTPEPGPEIENVELSQQTVLKPCCSGKRRGRKPKRKQRGGSVAALSNLRSERLRRHRILGRKS from the exons ATGGTTCCTGCCCAAGAATTGGCAGATGTTGATGAAGAAAGAATGCCTGATACCATTGTTAAATCTGAATCTGAGGAGGTAAGCAGAGAAAAAATGATGACGAGTGATGCAGCCTGCTCGGTGTCAGCGAATAACTGTGAGGACAATGGCTTCTATGCCGAGTCATCATGTGACCCGCAATATGTGGATGATAACATGGATCAGGATATTGATATTCTTGATTGCAATGATGTTGTTGCTATTGATAAGGTTAAAGATGAAGACCCTGATGCCCCAGAGTCCTCGAGCTCGTTTGGGGACACGTCCTCAGGGTCTGACCATGAGTCAAAGCTGAACCAGAGTGATGTTGAAATGGACTCAGGGTTTGGTGTGATGAATGACAATCCTGCTGTTTTCGATGGGTTTCACAAGGTTTTTAA GAAGAAAAAGGTGACTGCTCATTGGAGAAAATTTATCAGCCCTCTAATGTGGAGGTGCCAGTGGTTAGAATTGCGGATAAAGGAACTGCGGTTGCAGGCATTAAAATATGATAAAGAACTTGGAGCATACAAGAATGAAAAAGAGTTGCAGTCAAAAATGGTTGAGTTGGATGGTTGTGTGTCTAGATCAGTGCCTCTGACTGGTAGAAGCCCCCCAAAACAAGtcatgaagaggagaaaaagaaaaagaaatgaagatataGCTGACATATCGTCATATATGTCAAACCACCATATATTCTCTTACAATG AAAATAAGAAAACTGAAACAGATGGTCGCTCAGTTGATGATGATTATGGTGATCGAG ATGAGAATGTCAGAGGCGCCGAGGATAATGAGTGGTTACTTGGCACCAAGGGTCATGATAGTTTACTAGAGCAAATTCTTTTAAACATCGAAGCTGTTCAGTCCCGAGTTCTCAAGCTGAAGACTTCTCTCAACAAGGTTATGTGCAGAAATGCCATGGGGATCTCTTCATCTCCTGGCAATTTGTTCTCCAGTGGTCTGCCTCCTAGTTATGCCCAAAGTCATATTGGTTCCCCTGAAAATAATGGAGATGGATTGCCGGTTGGAGCTATAGGTACTCCACCCCACCTTGTAACTGAATATGAGATGGGAGATATGGTGATGCCCGAAAGTGCAGTCTCTAGCTATGGAGATGCTGCTGATGTGGATATTATTGAAAGCACAATGGGCCTACTATCTGCTGTTGATGGCCCCTTGGATCAGCATCAGATCAGAGACCTGTGCAAAGAC AGTGCTGATGATGTTCTGATAGACAACCAAGCTGCAGAGGAAGAGTTTCAGAAATTTGAGAAGGTCAGTCATCCAAGAGAGAGACCTCAAGAATTGGTTAAAGAAGCTGGGTCCCCCTCTGAGGAGGAGAGCATTGCCCCTAAAGTTTCAACGCCGGAGCCAGGTCCAGAAATAGAGAATGTGGAGTTGTCACAACAAACAGTTCTGAAGCCCTGCTGCTCGGGAAAACGCAGAGGGCGAAAGCCCAAGAGGAAGCAGCGAGGGGGTTCTGTAGCTGCTTTGAGTAATTTGAGGAGTGAGAGGCTTCGGAGACACAGAATTTTGGGAAGAAAAAGTTAG
- the LOC120112153 gene encoding uncharacterized protein LOC120112153 isoform X1, whose product MVPAQELADVDEERMPDTIVKSESEEVSREKMMTSDAACSVSANNCEDNGFYAESSCDPQYVDDNMDQDIDILDCNDVVAIDKVKDEDPDAPESSSSFGDTSSGSDHESKLNQSDVEMDSGFGVMNDNPAVFDGFHKVFKKKKVTAHWRKFISPLMWRCQWLELRIKELRLQALKYDKELGAYKNEKELQSKMVELDGCVSRSVPLTGRSPPKQVMKRRKRKRNEDIADISSYMSNHHIFSYNENKKTETDGRSVDDDYGDRADENVRGAEDNEWLLGTKGHDSLLEQILLNIEAVQSRVLKLKTSLNKVMCRNAMGISSSPGNLFSSGLPPSYAQSHIGSPENNGDGLPVGAIGTPPHLVTEYEMGDMVMPESAVSSYGDAADVDIIESTMGLLSAVDGPLDQHQIRDLCKDSADDVLIDNQAAEEEFQKFEKVSHPRERPQELVKEAGSPSEEESIAPKVSTPEPGPEIENVELSQQTVLKPCCSGKRRGRKPKRKQRGGSVAALSNLRSERLRRHRILGRKS is encoded by the exons ATGGTTCCTGCCCAAGAATTGGCAGATGTTGATGAAGAAAGAATGCCTGATACCATTGTTAAATCTGAATCTGAGGAGGTAAGCAGAGAAAAAATGATGACGAGTGATGCAGCCTGCTCGGTGTCAGCGAATAACTGTGAGGACAATGGCTTCTATGCCGAGTCATCATGTGACCCGCAATATGTGGATGATAACATGGATCAGGATATTGATATTCTTGATTGCAATGATGTTGTTGCTATTGATAAGGTTAAAGATGAAGACCCTGATGCCCCAGAGTCCTCGAGCTCGTTTGGGGACACGTCCTCAGGGTCTGACCATGAGTCAAAGCTGAACCAGAGTGATGTTGAAATGGACTCAGGGTTTGGTGTGATGAATGACAATCCTGCTGTTTTCGATGGGTTTCACAAGGTTTTTAA GAAGAAAAAGGTGACTGCTCATTGGAGAAAATTTATCAGCCCTCTAATGTGGAGGTGCCAGTGGTTAGAATTGCGGATAAAGGAACTGCGGTTGCAGGCATTAAAATATGATAAAGAACTTGGAGCATACAAGAATGAAAAAGAGTTGCAGTCAAAAATGGTTGAGTTGGATGGTTGTGTGTCTAGATCAGTGCCTCTGACTGGTAGAAGCCCCCCAAAACAAGtcatgaagaggagaaaaagaaaaagaaatgaagatataGCTGACATATCGTCATATATGTCAAACCACCATATATTCTCTTACAATG AAAATAAGAAAACTGAAACAGATGGTCGCTCAGTTGATGATGATTATGGTGATCGAG CAGATGAGAATGTCAGAGGCGCCGAGGATAATGAGTGGTTACTTGGCACCAAGGGTCATGATAGTTTACTAGAGCAAATTCTTTTAAACATCGAAGCTGTTCAGTCCCGAGTTCTCAAGCTGAAGACTTCTCTCAACAAGGTTATGTGCAGAAATGCCATGGGGATCTCTTCATCTCCTGGCAATTTGTTCTCCAGTGGTCTGCCTCCTAGTTATGCCCAAAGTCATATTGGTTCCCCTGAAAATAATGGAGATGGATTGCCGGTTGGAGCTATAGGTACTCCACCCCACCTTGTAACTGAATATGAGATGGGAGATATGGTGATGCCCGAAAGTGCAGTCTCTAGCTATGGAGATGCTGCTGATGTGGATATTATTGAAAGCACAATGGGCCTACTATCTGCTGTTGATGGCCCCTTGGATCAGCATCAGATCAGAGACCTGTGCAAAGAC AGTGCTGATGATGTTCTGATAGACAACCAAGCTGCAGAGGAAGAGTTTCAGAAATTTGAGAAGGTCAGTCATCCAAGAGAGAGACCTCAAGAATTGGTTAAAGAAGCTGGGTCCCCCTCTGAGGAGGAGAGCATTGCCCCTAAAGTTTCAACGCCGGAGCCAGGTCCAGAAATAGAGAATGTGGAGTTGTCACAACAAACAGTTCTGAAGCCCTGCTGCTCGGGAAAACGCAGAGGGCGAAAGCCCAAGAGGAAGCAGCGAGGGGGTTCTGTAGCTGCTTTGAGTAATTTGAGGAGTGAGAGGCTTCGGAGACACAGAATTTTGGGAAGAAAAAGTTAG